A region of Rhizobium grahamii DNA encodes the following proteins:
- a CDS encoding ubiquinone biosynthesis hydroxylase — protein sequence MRYSQGTERDAMRDMLVVGAGYVGLSAAVAVKQAAPHLNVAIVEAAPAGAWEKDMRASAIIAAATKMLEVFGIWNEIEPDAQPINKMIVTDSKTSDPVRPVFLTFDGEVQDGRPFAHMVPNLSLVRALRGACERLGIEIHHGVSATGLDSGDTHAEVTLSNGKTIEARLVVACDGVRSHVRELAGIKTVSWDYGQSGIVATVEHERPHNGCAEEHFLPAGPFAILPLKNNRSSLVWTESTQEAARLVRSDDLVFEEELERRFGHKLGAIKVVGDKRAFPLGLTLARAFVAPRLALAGDAAHGIHPISGQGLNLGFKDVAALAETIVEADRLGLDIGSINTLERYQAWRRFDTFRMGVTTDVLNRLFSNDLAPIRLARDVGLGIVERLPGLKSFFIGQAAGTTAPDNPRLLAGQTI from the coding sequence ATACGATATTCACAAGGAACGGAACGGGACGCTATGCGGGACATGCTGGTTGTTGGTGCAGGTTATGTCGGCCTTTCGGCTGCCGTGGCGGTCAAGCAAGCGGCGCCGCACTTGAATGTCGCCATCGTTGAGGCGGCTCCCGCCGGTGCCTGGGAAAAGGACATGCGTGCTTCGGCGATTATTGCCGCGGCGACGAAAATGCTTGAGGTCTTCGGCATCTGGAATGAGATCGAGCCGGACGCCCAGCCGATCAACAAGATGATCGTGACCGATTCGAAGACGTCGGATCCGGTCCGACCCGTCTTTCTGACCTTCGACGGCGAGGTCCAGGATGGACGGCCGTTTGCCCATATGGTTCCGAACCTCTCGCTCGTGCGGGCCCTTCGCGGCGCTTGCGAGCGCCTGGGCATCGAAATCCACCACGGGGTAAGTGCAACCGGGCTGGACAGTGGCGATACGCACGCCGAAGTTACTCTTTCCAACGGCAAAACCATTGAGGCGAGACTGGTAGTCGCGTGCGACGGCGTCCGCTCCCATGTCCGCGAACTCGCCGGCATCAAGACCGTCAGCTGGGATTACGGCCAATCCGGCATCGTGGCGACGGTCGAGCACGAACGGCCGCACAACGGCTGCGCCGAAGAGCATTTCCTGCCCGCCGGCCCCTTTGCCATCCTGCCATTGAAGAACAACAGATCCTCGCTGGTGTGGACGGAATCGACGCAAGAGGCCGCCCGGCTGGTGCGCTCGGACGATCTCGTTTTCGAGGAAGAGCTGGAGCGCCGCTTCGGACACAAACTCGGCGCCATCAAGGTCGTCGGCGACAAGCGCGCCTTCCCGCTTGGCCTGACGCTTGCCCGAGCCTTCGTCGCGCCTCGCCTCGCCCTTGCCGGTGACGCCGCCCACGGCATCCATCCGATCTCCGGCCAGGGTCTCAACCTTGGCTTCAAGGATGTGGCCGCTCTTGCCGAAACCATCGTCGAAGCCGACCGGCTCGGCCTGGATATCGGCTCGATCAACACGCTGGAACGCTATCAGGCATGGCGGCGCTTCGACACGTTCCGCATGGGCGTAACCACGGATGTGCTGAACCGGCTGTTTTCCAACGATCTGGCGCCGATTCGCCTTGCCCGCGATGTCGGACTCGGGATCGTCGAACGCTTGCCCGGCCTCAAATCCTTCTTTATCGGCCAGGCGGCCGGCACGACGGCCCCTGATAATCCGAGACTGCTCGCCGGGCAGACGATCTAA
- the thiC gene encoding phosphomethylpyrimidine synthase ThiC, which translates to MNIAAKTITPTVTTGPLPASRKIYIPGEIHPDIRVPMREISVHPTSGEPPVTVYDSSGIYTVEGADISIERGLPALRRDWVLARGDVEAYHGRQIRPEDNGFASGERLTPEFPAKRQPLRAKDGKAVTQLAYARSGIITPEMEFIAIRENLGRKAKAEAMIRDGESFGAHIPDHVTPEFVRQEVAAGRAIIPANINHPEAEPMIIGRNFLVKINANIGNSAVTSSMAEEVEKMVWAARWGADTVMDLSTGRNIHNIREWIIRNSPLPIGTVPLYQALEKVEGIAENLTWEVYRDTLIEQAEQGVDYFTIHAGVRLHYIPLTVNRVTGIVSRGGSIMAKWCLHHHRESFLYEHFEEICDICRAYDVSFSLGDGLRPGSIADANDAAQFAELETLGELTKIAWAKDCQVMIEGPGHVPMHKIKENMDKQLAVCGEAPFYTLGPLTTDIAPGYDHITSGIGAAMIGWFGTAMLCYVTPKEHLGLPDRNDVKTGVITYKIAAHAADLAKGHPAAQLRDDALSRARFEFRWEDQFNLSLDPETARSFHDETLPKEAHKVAHFCSMCGPKFCSMRISHDIRAEAQKEGLDAMAAKYRDGGDLYMAVDAGAAG; encoded by the coding sequence ATGAATATCGCCGCAAAGACCATCACCCCCACAGTCACCACCGGCCCGCTGCCTGCCTCCCGCAAGATCTATATCCCGGGCGAGATCCACCCCGATATCCGCGTTCCCATGCGCGAGATCAGCGTCCACCCCACCTCCGGCGAGCCGCCGGTCACGGTCTATGATTCCTCCGGCATCTACACCGTCGAGGGTGCCGATATCAGCATCGAACGGGGCCTTCCGGCGTTGCGGCGCGACTGGGTTCTCGCCCGCGGCGACGTCGAAGCCTATCACGGCCGGCAGATACGCCCGGAGGATAACGGCTTTGCCAGTGGCGAGCGCCTGACGCCAGAATTCCCCGCCAAGCGCCAGCCGTTGCGCGCCAAGGACGGCAAGGCCGTGACCCAGCTCGCCTATGCCCGGTCAGGCATCATCACGCCCGAGATGGAATTCATCGCCATCCGCGAAAATCTCGGCCGCAAGGCGAAGGCCGAAGCCATGATCCGCGACGGCGAGAGCTTCGGCGCCCATATTCCCGATCACGTCACCCCGGAATTCGTCCGCCAGGAAGTCGCCGCCGGCCGCGCCATCATCCCCGCCAACATCAACCATCCCGAAGCCGAGCCGATGATCATCGGCCGCAATTTCCTGGTGAAGATCAACGCCAATATCGGCAACTCCGCCGTCACCTCCTCGATGGCCGAAGAGGTCGAGAAGATGGTCTGGGCGGCGCGCTGGGGCGCCGATACGGTCATGGATCTCTCCACCGGCCGCAACATCCACAACATCCGGGAATGGATCATCCGCAACTCGCCGCTGCCGATCGGCACGGTGCCGCTTTACCAGGCGCTGGAGAAGGTCGAAGGCATCGCCGAGAACCTGACCTGGGAAGTCTATCGCGACACGCTGATCGAACAGGCCGAGCAGGGCGTCGACTATTTCACCATCCATGCCGGCGTGCGGCTTCATTACATCCCGCTGACCGTCAACCGCGTCACCGGCATCGTCTCGCGCGGCGGCTCGATCATGGCCAAGTGGTGTCTTCATCATCACCGCGAGAGCTTCCTCTATGAGCATTTCGAGGAGATCTGCGACATCTGCCGCGCCTATGACGTCTCCTTCTCGCTGGGCGACGGCCTGCGCCCCGGCTCGATCGCCGACGCCAACGACGCAGCACAATTCGCCGAGCTGGAAACGCTGGGCGAGCTGACGAAGATCGCATGGGCGAAGGATTGCCAGGTGATGATCGAAGGGCCCGGCCATGTGCCGATGCACAAGATCAAGGAGAATATGGACAAGCAGCTCGCCGTCTGCGGCGAGGCGCCGTTCTATACGCTCGGACCGCTCACGACCGATATCGCGCCGGGCTACGACCACATCACATCGGGCATCGGTGCTGCGATGATCGGCTGGTTCGGCACGGCAATGCTCTGCTACGTCACGCCGAAGGAGCATCTCGGCCTGCCGGACCGCAACGACGTGAAAACCGGCGTCATCACTTACAAGATCGCCGCCCACGCCGCCGATCTCGCCAAGGGGCACCCGGCCGCGCAACTGCGCGACGACGCGCTGTCGCGCGCCCGCTTCGAGTTCCGCTGGGAGGACCAGTTCAACCTCTCGCTCGATCCGGAAACCGCCCGCAGCTTCCACGACGAGACGCTGCCCAAGGAGGCGCACAAGGTCGCGCATTTCTGCTCCATGTGCGGCCCGAAATTCTGCTCGATGCGGATTTCCCACGACATCCGCGCCGAGGCGCAGAAAGAGGGTCTGGACGCCATGGCGGCCAAGTATCGCGACGGCGGCGACCTCTACATGGCTGTCGATGCCGGCGCGGCCGGCTGA
- the thiO gene encoding glycine oxidase ThiO, whose amino-acid sequence MRVLVKGAGVAGLTVAWELQNRGADVTVLERQATFAGAASWLAGGMLAPWCERESADASVLQRGEDTADRWEAILPELVKRNGTLVVAPPRDHSELKRFAGRTTGYQWVDEAEIAALEPSLAGRFREGLFFPREAHLDPRQVLMALRANLKAAGVIFTAEANGNDCYDRVIDCTGAARIGTLPGLRGVRGEMLYLKTDEVTLARPVRLLHPRIPVYIVPRGNGLFMVGATMIETEFSGPIAARSLMELLNAAYALHPAFADAIVIETGAGIRPAFPDNFPRVARHGNVISLNGLYRHGFLLAPTMAAEAVNLAFSDQPRGDRSQ is encoded by the coding sequence ATGCGTGTTCTTGTCAAAGGGGCCGGCGTCGCCGGCCTTACCGTGGCGTGGGAGCTACAAAACCGCGGCGCCGACGTCACGGTGTTGGAGCGGCAGGCGACCTTCGCCGGCGCGGCCTCCTGGCTCGCCGGCGGAATGCTCGCGCCCTGGTGCGAGCGCGAAAGCGCCGACGCCTCGGTGCTGCAGAGAGGCGAGGACACCGCCGATCGCTGGGAGGCGATCCTGCCTGAGCTGGTAAAAAGAAACGGTACTCTGGTGGTCGCGCCGCCGCGCGACCACAGCGAGCTGAAGCGGTTCGCTGGCCGAACGACGGGGTATCAGTGGGTTGACGAGGCAGAGATCGCTGCGCTGGAGCCCAGTCTTGCCGGCCGCTTTCGCGAGGGTCTGTTCTTCCCCCGCGAAGCCCATCTCGATCCGCGGCAGGTCTTGATGGCGCTCCGCGCCAATCTGAAAGCTGCGGGCGTCATTTTCACGGCCGAGGCCAACGGGAATGACTGCTACGATCGCGTTATCGATTGTACCGGCGCGGCCCGCATTGGAACCCTCCCCGGCTTGCGTGGCGTTAGAGGCGAGATGCTCTACCTCAAGACCGACGAAGTCACACTTGCCCGGCCCGTTCGCCTGCTGCATCCGCGCATTCCCGTCTATATCGTTCCCCGCGGCAATGGCCTTTTCATGGTCGGTGCCACGATGATCGAGACGGAATTTTCAGGCCCGATCGCCGCCCGGTCCCTGATGGAACTGCTGAATGCGGCTTATGCCCTGCATCCGGCTTTTGCCGATGCCATCGTGATAGAAACCGGCGCTGGCATTCGGCCGGCCTTCCCCGACAATTTCCCGCGCGTCGCCCGCCACGGCAACGTCATCTCGCTGAACGGTCTCTACCGCCACGGCTTCCTGCTGGCGCCTACGATGGCGGCGGAAGCAGTGAACCTCGCCTTCAGTGACCAGCCCAGAGGAGACCGATCCCAATGA
- a CDS encoding Trm112 family protein has product MDEKLSRVDPKLLELLVCPLTKGRLTYDREHNELVSEKARLSYPIRDGIPIMLVSEARSLDD; this is encoded by the coding sequence ATGGACGAAAAACTAAGCCGTGTCGATCCCAAGCTGCTTGAGCTTCTGGTGTGCCCTTTGACGAAGGGGCGACTGACTTACGATCGCGAGCACAACGAGCTCGTGTCGGAAAAAGCACGCCTCTCCTATCCGATCCGCGACGGCATTCCGATCATGCTGGTGTCCGAGGCGCGCAGTCTCGACGACTGA
- a CDS encoding ABC transporter ATP-binding protein: protein MTLLTINGISKRYSRVQALDNISLDIEAGGRTAIVGPSGSGKTTLLRIIAGFEQPDTGRVTLEGDLLADGQATVPAHKRGIGIVSQEGALFPHLNVAENIGFGIARGAAGRDARIAELLDMVELDRNMLTRRPHQLSGGQQQRVALARALGRQPRLMLLDEPFSALDTGLRENMRKAVARVLQAAGITTILVTHDQAEALSFANQVAVLREGRLVQSGSPQSLYRQPRDRETALFLGDAVILPAIVRDGLADCALGRVAVDGSHAGKVEIMLRPEQIRVVTDESNSNYGGRVVEVEFGGATCTVSVSLEGVALPPILIKTSSVALPARGDRVRLDIAGKAHVFMGRSSG from the coding sequence ATGACGCTGCTTACCATCAACGGCATCAGCAAGCGCTACAGCCGTGTTCAGGCGTTGGACAATATTTCGCTCGATATCGAGGCTGGCGGGCGGACGGCGATCGTCGGTCCATCGGGCTCGGGCAAGACCACGCTTCTGCGGATCATCGCCGGCTTCGAGCAGCCCGACACCGGACGTGTAACGCTTGAAGGCGATCTCCTTGCCGATGGCCAGGCTACCGTTCCCGCGCACAAGCGCGGCATTGGGATCGTATCGCAGGAAGGCGCGCTCTTTCCGCATCTGAACGTTGCCGAGAACATCGGTTTTGGCATCGCGCGCGGCGCAGCTGGCCGCGACGCGCGGATCGCCGAATTGCTCGATATGGTCGAACTCGACCGCAACATGCTGACACGCCGGCCGCATCAATTGTCAGGCGGGCAACAGCAGCGTGTGGCTCTTGCGCGCGCGCTTGGCCGCCAGCCGCGGCTGATGCTGCTCGACGAACCGTTCTCGGCTCTCGATACCGGCTTGCGCGAAAACATGCGCAAGGCGGTCGCACGCGTACTGCAGGCTGCCGGGATCACCACGATCCTCGTCACGCACGACCAGGCGGAAGCACTGTCGTTCGCCAACCAGGTTGCGGTGCTGCGTGAAGGACGGCTTGTCCAGTCCGGCTCGCCGCAGTCGCTCTACAGGCAGCCGCGCGATCGTGAAACCGCTCTTTTCCTTGGCGATGCGGTGATCCTGCCGGCGATCGTCAGGGACGGTCTGGCGGATTGCGCGCTCGGTCGGGTCGCTGTCGACGGCAGTCACGCCGGCAAGGTGGAGATCATGCTGCGGCCGGAGCAGATCCGCGTCGTGACGGATGAGAGCAATTCGAACTACGGCGGTCGTGTCGTGGAAGTCGAATTCGGCGGTGCCACATGCACAGTGTCGGTTTCGCTTGAGGGCGTTGCACTCCCGCCGATCCTGATCAAGACCTCCAGCGTGGCATTGCCGGCGCGCGGCGATCGCGTTCGTCTCGACATCGCCGGCAAGGCGCATGTCTTTATGGGCCGGTCGTCAGGCTGA
- the thiS gene encoding sulfur carrier protein ThiS, with translation MRLIVNGEPQDNGASTLSELLTSLDYEGDWLATAVNGELVHREDRQDCALNDNDRIEILSPMQGG, from the coding sequence ATGAGATTGATCGTCAACGGAGAACCCCAGGACAACGGAGCGTCGACGCTATCAGAGTTGCTGACGTCGCTGGATTACGAAGGGGACTGGCTGGCAACCGCGGTGAACGGCGAACTCGTCCATCGCGAGGATCGCCAGGATTGTGCGCTCAACGATAACGACAGGATCGAGATCCTGTCTCCCATGCAGGGAGGCTGA
- a CDS encoding glucoamylase family protein, which produces MLQRTDEADSALIDRLQKAAFSYFLKHDNPENGLVADTSVAGVPCSIAAVGFALSSYTVAVERGWMERTEAARRTKKTLCFFAEGHQGRERHAIGYKGFFYHFLHMDTGHRAWNSELSTIDTTLLVAGMLTAASYFDGPDETEADIRRLTTLVYERIDWHWALNKGETICMGWKPGSGFLRWRWQGYDEAVLLYTLALASPTHPVQPSSYDAFISSYSWMLFGEQPYLYAGPLFIHFFSHAWIDFRDIQDKPMRERNLDYFRNTQISIAVQRDYAERNPGHFVGYNRDVWGLSASDGPPPTRNMRGGRHPRVLGYAARGAPLGPDDGTIAPWAALASLPYDRQASIDGVRALLSTYPNLLYEDRFPGGFNPTVKTKRPEGWVDDRCVAIDQGLLVMSIENDRSDFIWDLMRRSPVIRRGLELAGFTGGWLDESVRQAEQRSA; this is translated from the coding sequence ATGCTACAACGGACCGACGAGGCGGATAGCGCACTGATCGACAGGTTGCAGAAAGCCGCGTTCAGCTATTTCCTGAAACACGACAATCCGGAGAACGGACTTGTCGCCGATACGTCCGTTGCCGGCGTGCCCTGCAGCATTGCGGCGGTCGGCTTTGCACTGTCCTCCTACACCGTGGCCGTCGAGCGCGGATGGATGGAGCGAACCGAGGCGGCTCGGCGGACGAAAAAGACGCTTTGTTTCTTCGCCGAGGGACATCAAGGCCGGGAACGGCACGCGATCGGCTACAAGGGCTTTTTCTACCATTTCCTGCACATGGATACTGGCCATCGTGCCTGGAACAGCGAGCTTTCGACCATCGATACGACGTTGCTCGTGGCCGGCATGCTGACGGCGGCAAGCTATTTCGACGGTCCCGATGAGACCGAGGCTGACATCAGACGGCTGACAACGCTTGTCTATGAACGGATCGACTGGCATTGGGCGCTGAACAAGGGCGAGACCATCTGCATGGGCTGGAAGCCGGGCAGTGGATTTCTGCGTTGGCGCTGGCAGGGCTATGATGAAGCCGTCCTGCTCTACACATTGGCGCTAGCCTCACCGACGCACCCGGTCCAGCCGTCCAGCTACGATGCCTTTATCTCGAGCTATTCCTGGATGCTGTTCGGCGAGCAGCCCTATCTCTACGCCGGCCCGCTGTTCATCCACTTCTTCTCGCATGCCTGGATCGATTTCCGAGATATCCAGGACAAGCCCATGCGCGAGCGGAATCTCGATTATTTCCGCAACACCCAGATATCGATCGCCGTGCAGCGTGACTATGCCGAGCGCAATCCCGGCCATTTCGTAGGTTACAACAGGGACGTCTGGGGGCTCTCGGCGTCCGATGGTCCGCCGCCGACGCGCAATATGCGCGGCGGTCGGCACCCACGCGTTCTCGGCTATGCCGCCCGCGGTGCGCCGCTTGGTCCGGATGATGGCACCATCGCGCCGTGGGCAGCACTGGCATCGCTACCTTATGATCGTCAGGCATCGATCGACGGCGTGCGTGCATTGCTTTCGACCTATCCCAACCTGCTTTACGAGGACCGCTTTCCCGGCGGGTTCAATCCGACCGTGAAGACGAAACGGCCGGAGGGCTGGGTCGATGACCGTTGTGTCGCCATCGACCAGGGACTTCTCGTGATGTCGATCGAGAACGATCGTTCCGACTTCATCTGGGACTTGATGCGCCGATCGCCAGTAATCCGGCGAGGCCTGGAACTGGCTGGCTTTACCGGAGGTTGGCTGGACGAAAGCGTAAGACAGGCCGAACAAAGATCAGCCTGA
- the trxA gene encoding thioredoxin, with translation MSGNDNPYSNSYGQMSASASFGAAPAAAGGYIKDTTTATFAKDVIEESRNQPVLVDFWAPWCGPCKQLTPVIEKVVNEAEGRVKLVKMNIDDHPSIAGQLGIQSIPAVIAFVGGRPADGFMGAVPESQIREFIDRVAGPAGADQAAEIEAVLKEADELLAGGDVNGAAQLYGAVMQADPENAKALAGMANCMIAANQHERAREALTDLPETIANDAAIQAVLKKLEQIEEARKLGDPVALEHELANDPDAHEARLKLAKIRNVEGMRDEAADHLLYIMRKDRSFDDDGARRQLLQFFDVWGFKDPATVAARRKLSAMLFS, from the coding sequence ATGAGCGGCAACGACAACCCTTACAGCAATTCCTATGGCCAGATGTCCGCTTCGGCGAGTTTTGGAGCGGCGCCGGCTGCTGCCGGTGGCTACATCAAGGACACGACCACCGCGACCTTCGCGAAGGATGTCATCGAGGAGTCCCGTAACCAGCCGGTACTCGTCGATTTCTGGGCGCCCTGGTGCGGTCCCTGCAAGCAGCTGACGCCCGTTATCGAAAAGGTCGTGAATGAGGCCGAGGGACGCGTCAAGCTGGTGAAGATGAACATCGACGATCATCCGTCGATCGCCGGCCAGCTCGGTATTCAGTCCATTCCCGCGGTCATCGCCTTCGTCGGCGGGCGTCCGGCGGATGGTTTCATGGGAGCCGTGCCTGAAAGCCAGATCCGTGAGTTCATCGATCGTGTTGCCGGTCCGGCCGGAGCTGATCAGGCGGCCGAGATCGAGGCGGTGCTGAAGGAAGCCGACGAGCTGCTCGCCGGTGGAGACGTCAACGGCGCCGCGCAGCTCTACGGCGCAGTCATGCAGGCAGATCCTGAGAATGCCAAGGCGCTTGCCGGCATGGCAAACTGCATGATTGCCGCAAACCAGCATGAACGGGCTCGCGAAGCGCTCACGGACCTTCCCGAAACGATAGCCAACGATGCCGCGATACAGGCGGTTCTCAAAAAGCTTGAGCAGATCGAAGAAGCCCGCAAGCTCGGCGATCCGGTTGCGCTCGAACACGAGCTTGCGAACGATCCGGACGCTCACGAAGCCCGGCTAAAGCTTGCGAAAATCCGCAACGTCGAGGGCATGAGAGACGAGGCGGCGGACCATCTGCTCTACATCATGCGCAAGGACCGTAGCTTTGACGACGACGGTGCTCGCCGCCAGCTGCTGCAGTTCTTCGACGTTTGGGGTTTCAAGGATCCGGCGACGGTTGCTGCCCGCCGCAAGCTTTCGGCGATGCTCTTCTCGTAA
- a CDS encoding thiamine phosphate synthase, giving the protein MKLDPFYLIVDSSDWVARLVPLGVKLVQLRIKDRSETEIRTEIRNAKAICAADRCQLIVNDYWRLAIEEGCDFIHLGQEDLADADLGAIRSAGVKLGVSTHDAVELTAALAVEPDYIALGPIYATILKQMKWAPQGLERLRHWRSLVGDLPLVAIGGLNIDRIDGVFEHGADSAAVVTDITLNENPEKRTRQWIAATNSKRIDLR; this is encoded by the coding sequence ATGAAACTTGATCCCTTTTACCTAATCGTCGACAGTTCGGACTGGGTAGCCCGCCTCGTGCCGCTCGGTGTCAAACTCGTGCAGTTGCGGATCAAGGATCGCAGTGAAACGGAAATACGCACAGAGATCCGCAATGCAAAGGCCATCTGCGCCGCCGATCGGTGCCAGCTGATCGTCAACGATTACTGGCGTCTTGCGATCGAGGAGGGCTGCGATTTCATTCATCTCGGACAGGAGGATCTCGCGGATGCTGATCTCGGAGCGATCCGAAGCGCGGGAGTGAAGCTCGGCGTCTCGACCCACGACGCAGTAGAGCTGACGGCAGCGCTTGCCGTAGAGCCCGATTATATCGCGCTCGGCCCCATCTACGCGACGATACTCAAACAGATGAAATGGGCGCCACAGGGTCTGGAACGGCTTCGTCACTGGAGATCGCTTGTCGGCGATCTGCCGCTGGTTGCGATCGGCGGGCTGAATATCGATCGCATCGACGGCGTCTTCGAGCACGGCGCCGACAGCGCCGCTGTCGTGACCGACATAACCTTGAACGAGAACCCCGAAAAAAGGACGCGACAATGGATCGCCGCAACCAACTCAAAAAGGATTGATTTGCGCTGA
- a CDS encoding LON peptidase substrate-binding domain-containing protein, translating into MQVGNARYLKSGDLPDAIAVFPLAGALLLPTGQLPLNIFEPRYLAMFDAALTGNRLIGMVQPALGESDERHGETNLASVGCVGRITSFAETGDGRYIVSLTGICRFRLLEEKETHNPFRIFRIAPFIADLSARDEEDAVDRAALLTAFKAYLDANKLEADWESVERASNLTLVNSLAMMSPFGPAEKQALLEAPDLKTRAETLIAITEIVLARVFGDSDTVLQ; encoded by the coding sequence ATGCAAGTGGGGAATGCTAGATATCTCAAGTCCGGTGATCTGCCTGATGCGATCGCCGTCTTTCCTCTGGCGGGTGCGCTGTTGCTACCCACCGGTCAGCTGCCGCTCAATATTTTCGAGCCGCGCTATCTTGCGATGTTCGACGCGGCGCTTACCGGGAATCGACTGATCGGAATGGTTCAGCCGGCGCTTGGCGAAAGCGATGAGCGGCATGGTGAAACCAATCTCGCGTCCGTTGGTTGCGTTGGCCGAATCACATCCTTTGCCGAAACCGGGGATGGCCGGTACATCGTTTCTTTGACCGGCATTTGCCGTTTTCGGCTGCTGGAAGAAAAAGAGACACATAATCCCTTCCGAATCTTTCGGATCGCGCCTTTTATCGCCGATCTTTCCGCTCGCGATGAAGAGGACGCGGTGGATCGCGCAGCACTCCTGACGGCCTTCAAGGCCTATCTCGACGCCAACAAGCTGGAAGCGGATTGGGAGAGTGTCGAGCGTGCCAGCAATCTGACGCTGGTAAACTCGCTTGCAATGATGTCTCCCTTCGGACCGGCCGAGAAGCAGGCGCTTCTCGAAGCGCCCGATTTGAAGACGCGAGCAGAAACGTTGATCGCCATCACAGAGATCGTGTTGGCGCGTGTCTTTGGTGACTCCGACACCGTTCTGCAGTAG
- a CDS encoding thiazole synthase, with translation MPTFYGVDVESRLLLGTARYPSPAKLSEAVRQSETEIVTVSLRREAAGGRNGGAFFEMIRGLGVRVLPNTAGCHGVSEAVLTAKMAREVFATNWIKLEVIGNHDTLQPDVFGLVEAARILTGEGFEVFPYTTDDLVVAERLVEAGCKVLMPWCAPIGSAAGPLNPSALRAIRAHFPEVPLIVDAGIGRPSHATAVMEFGFDAVLLNTAVAGAGDPVAMASAFAKAIEAGRQAYEAGMLEPRDMAVPSTPVIGKAVFA, from the coding sequence ATGCCGACATTCTATGGAGTCGACGTCGAGTCCCGGCTACTACTGGGCACCGCCCGATACCCCTCGCCCGCGAAACTCTCTGAAGCGGTCCGGCAGTCTGAAACGGAAATCGTGACAGTCTCTCTCCGTCGTGAAGCTGCGGGCGGCCGCAACGGCGGCGCCTTCTTCGAGATGATCCGCGGGCTCGGCGTCCGCGTCCTGCCGAACACCGCCGGTTGCCATGGCGTATCGGAGGCCGTGCTGACGGCGAAGATGGCGCGCGAGGTCTTCGCGACGAACTGGATCAAGCTGGAGGTCATCGGCAACCACGACACGTTGCAGCCGGATGTTTTCGGCCTCGTCGAAGCCGCCCGCATCCTCACAGGCGAAGGCTTCGAGGTCTTCCCCTACACCACAGACGACCTCGTCGTCGCCGAGCGGCTGGTGGAAGCGGGCTGCAAGGTGCTGATGCCCTGGTGCGCGCCGATCGGCAGCGCCGCCGGCCCGCTCAATCCGTCAGCGTTGAGGGCGATACGTGCCCATTTCCCCGAGGTTCCGCTTATCGTCGATGCGGGCATCGGACGGCCATCGCACGCCACTGCGGTCATGGAGTTTGGCTTCGATGCCGTCCTGCTCAATACAGCCGTAGCCGGCGCCGGCGATCCGGTGGCCATGGCGAGTGCTTTCGCCAAAGCGATCGAGGCAGGAAGGCAAGCCTACGAGGCCGGAATGCTTGAGCCGCGCGACATGGCAGTACCGTCCACACCCGTCATCGGAAAGGCAGTCTTTGCATGA
- a CDS encoding prolyl-tRNA synthetase associated domain-containing protein has protein sequence MTDVTPKTADDLFTFLDGLGIKHSTKTHAPVFTVAESVALRDEIPGGHTKNLFVKDKKDQFFLLTVEENATVDLKTVHTLIGAASKVSFGKPEKLLEYLGVVPGSVTAFGAINDTGGNVTFILDAELMKEDIVNCHPLSNDATTSIGSADLVRFMEATGHKPLVLKVTS, from the coding sequence ATGACCGACGTCACACCCAAGACCGCCGACGATCTATTCACGTTTCTGGATGGGCTGGGCATCAAGCACAGCACGAAGACTCATGCTCCGGTCTTCACCGTTGCCGAATCCGTTGCCCTGCGAGACGAGATTCCGGGTGGGCACACGAAGAACTTGTTCGTAAAGGACAAAAAGGATCAGTTCTTCCTGCTCACGGTCGAAGAAAACGCAACGGTCGACCTGAAGACGGTCCATACGCTGATCGGCGCAGCGAGCAAGGTGTCCTTCGGCAAGCCGGAAAAGCTCCTGGAATATCTCGGCGTCGTGCCCGGCTCCGTGACCGCGTTTGGCGCCATCAATGATACCGGCGGCAATGTCACCTTCATTCTCGATGCGGAGCTGATGAAAGAGGATATCGTCAACTGCCATCCGCTTTCGAACGATGCCACAACCTCGATCGGCAGCGCGGATCTCGTTCGATTTATGGAAGCGACGGGCCACAAGCCGCTTGTCTTGAAAGTGACGTCCTGA